In Pelodictyon luteolum DSM 273, the genomic stretch ATGAAACCGAAAGGTTCGATACTCATCGCCGATACGCAGTTCCTCACCACCGAAGCGCTAAGGTCAATGCTTGATGCCGAGGGGTACGGGATGAGTGTAGTCCATACCCGCACTGAGCTGTACGAATACCTGAAGGCCAACGAACCCTCGCTGATCATCACGGACTACATCCTGTTCGATTTCAGGTCGATCAACGACCTGCGGGAACTCGGGGAGCTGCATGATGGCTCCCCCATCCTGGTGCTCTGCAACTCGGTGAACCAGATGCAGATCAAGGAGCTGAACCAGGCCGGCATCAGGAACATCGCCCTCAAGACCGACGACCGGACCGAGCTGCTCCAGTCCGTCACGACCGCCATGAAGGGCAAGAAAGCCTATTCCGGCAGCGTGCTCGACATCCTCCTCAAAGAGGATGGACCCGCCGAAGACGCCTGCCTGCTCACCACCTCCGAAATCGAGATCGTCAGGCTCATCTCGACCGGACTCACCACCAAGGAGATCGCGGTGAAGAAGCATGTCAGTTTCCATACCGTGACGACCCACCGCAAGAACATCTTCCGGAAACTTGGCGTCTCGAGTAGCCCTGAGCTGATGATGTTCGCCATCAAGGCCGGGCTCATCTACAACATCGAATACCATATCTGAACCCCTCTGCCATACCGGCCCTACCCTTTTTACGGTAGACAAAATACCGCAACAGCGGGATTTCAGGCGCCAGGCATGATGACGATATTCATAAAGTTTGAATTTCCGTCACCAAAACACCGGCACCCATGGCACGCATTGCAAAAAAACTCACCGACCTGATCGGCAACACCCCGCTCCTCGAGCTCGGCAACTTCGGGCTGGACCAGCAGGCGCTCGGCACCATCATCGCCAAGCTCGAATACTTCAACCCCGGCGGCAGCGTCAAGGACCGTATCGGTTTCTCGATGATCGAGGCTGCCGAGAAGGACGGTCTGCTAACCAGAGAGAGCGTCATCGTCGAGCCGACCAGCGGCAACACCGGAATCGCCCTGGCCTTCATAGCTGCCGCCAAGGGATACCGGCTCATCCTGACCATGCCAGAGACAATGAGCATCGAACGCCGCAACCTCCTCAAGGCCCTCGGCGCCGAGCTGGTGCTCACCCCAGGACAGGAAGGCATGGGCGGCGCCATACGCAAGGCCGAGGAGCTTAACGAGAGCCTGCCGAACGCATTCCTGCCACAGCAGTTCAAGAACCCCGCCAACCCCGACATCCACCGCAGGACTACGGCAGAGGAGATCTGGAACGACATGGACGGCAAGATCGACATCTTCGTCTCCGGCATCGGCACCGGCGGCACCATCACCGGCGTCGGCGAGGTACTCAAACAGCGAAACCCGAACGTAAGGATCGTGGCCGTCGAGCCGACCGAATCCCCGGTGATCTCGGGCGGAAAACCCGGCTCCCACAAAATCCAGGGCATAGGTGCAGGCTTCATTCCCGATATCCTCAACCAAGGGGTAATCGACGAGATCATCACGGTCAGCAACGAAAACTCCTTCCGCACTGGTCAGGATCTGGCCCGCACCGAGGGGCTGATCGTCGGTATCTCCTCAGGCGCGGCCGTCTGGGCAGCACTCCAGCTGGCCAAGCGCCCGGAAAACAGCGGCAAGCGCATCATCGTCATCCTGCCCGATACCGGCGAACGCTACCTCTCCACCCTCCTCTACCAGTTTGAGAATGAAGCGACAGCAATTTGAGCGAATCAAGCCGTCACAATCAGGGGACCAAAGAGGATAATGGACATGAACACTCAACAGTACGAGACGACCAATACCCATCCGTCTCCGGAGAATCAGGCAAATCCCGCAAGCATACGCTTAAAGCTGGCCTGCCGGTTCGCATTCCTGCTCCCCGGATCAGGAGAGTGCCGAACACTCTCCACCGAGGAAAAGATCATCGCCTGCATGGCGAAAAAGCATCCAACCCTGTTCATCAGCTGAAAAGAGACGAGGCTTGCCCGTATCGAATACCATGTTTGTGGTATTTGCGTGGTACGGAAAAAGGCATTGTCTCTCAAGACAGCCTTATTTACGAACGTTCAACCAGACACACCCAAGACGATGAGCTCCATGAAACACACTTCAGAATGAAAAGCACCAGATTCTCCGTCGGCCTCGCGCTCTTCAGCAGCCTGCTCTACTCGACCGCACAGGCTACCGCTCCTGCCGGAGCAACACTGCTGAACGTCTCCTACGATCCCACCAGGGAACTTTACCAGAGCGAAAATGCGGCATTCGCCAGCTACTGGAAGCAGAAGACCGGCCAGGAGGTCACCATTAACCAGTCGCACGGCGGCTCCGGCAAGCAGGCCCGCGCCGTAATCTACGGCCTCGAGGCCGACGTCGTCACCCTGGCGCTGGCCTATGACATCGACGCGATCGCCGACAGCAAGCTCCTGGCGACGAACTGGCAGCAGCGCCTTCCCCAGAACAGCACGCCCTACACGTCTACCATCGTTTTCGTAGTCCGCAAGGGAAACCCGAAAGGCATCAGGAAGTGGGACGACCTGATCAAGACAGGCATATCGGTGATCACCCCGAACCCCAAGACCTCTGGCGGAGCGCGTTGGAACTACCTGGCCGCATGGGGTTACAAGCAGACGCAGACCGGATCGGCTGACAAGGCCAAGGCGTTCGTAAAGGCAATCTACAAGAATGTTCCCGTCCTCGACACCGGCGCCAGAGGTTCGAGCCTCACATTCACACAGCGAGGCATCGGCGACGTACTGATTACCTGGGAAAACGAGGCGCACCTTATTCTGAAGGAGTTCGGTAACGACAGGTTCGAAATCGTGGCCCCGCCGGTCAGCATTCTGGCCGAACCGCCGATCGCCATCGTCGATAAGAACGTCGACAGGCACGGTACCAGAAAGGTCGCCGAAGCCTACCTGAACTTTCTCTACACCCCGCAGGCGCAGGAGATCATCGTCCAGAACTCCTATCGCCCGCGCAATACGGCAACACTCAGGAAGCACGCATCGAACTTCCCGGCCATCAAGCTCTTCACGATAAAGGACCTGTTCGGCACCTGGCGCCAGGCTCAGAAGACACACTTCAGCGACGGCGGCACTTTCGACCAGATCTACACGCCCTGATTCCCAGATACTTTACCCATAACCGAAGGAAAGCCCTCAACGAAACGGGACAGGGAAGATGTCCTGTTTCGTTGAGGAGCGTTCAAAGATCTCAATACGCAATGCCGCCGTTCAACCGCAACAAACGACACATCCTTCCGGGATTCGGCCTCTCGATGGGCTACACGGTCTTCTACCTGTCGGCCATCGTCATCGTTCCGCTCGGAACCATCGTCGTCAGCGCCATCAGGATGGATCCGCAGGCATTCTTCTTTACAGTGACATCCCCGCGGGTACTCGCATCCTATAGCCTGAGCATCTCAACCGCCGTCTTTGCGGCACTCTTCAACGCCCTCTTCGGATTCCTGACCGCGTGGACACTTGTCCGCTATCGATTTCCTGGCAGGATGGTGCTTGATGCCCTGGTCGACCTGCCCTTTGCGCTCCCGACCGCCGTGGCCGGCATCTGCTTCGCAACACTCTACTCGCCGGTTGGCTGGATCGGCCAATTCCTCGACAAAACCGGCATACAGGTCATCAACGCACCATCCGGCATCGTCATAGCCCTGATCTTCATCGGCTTCCCTTTTGTCGTCCGGACGCTCCAGCCGGTCCTTGCAGAACTGGAGCCTGAAATGGAAGAGTCTGCCCAGAGCCTTGGTGCAACCCGCTGGCAGACCTTTCGCAGGATTCTGCTTCCGCATCTGTTCCCCGCGCTACTCACGGGCGTAACCCTCGCATTCGCAAGAGCTATCGGTGAATACGGCTCGGTGATCTTCATCGCCGGCAACCTTCCGTTCAAGACAGAGATCGCCCCGCTTATGATCATGTCCAAACTCGACCAGTTCGACTACGACGGGGCCTCAGCTGTCGCTCTCGTGCTGCTCCTCATTTCCTTTTCGATGCTCCTCGTCCTTAACGCGGTGCAACGTTGGCAGCAGAAATCCTACCGGTAACTTCCCGAGCCATAATAACATGCAGACGAACTCCGAAACAGCGCAGCAAAGCCGCACGCCACTGACACGGAACGATCCCCCGACGATCCAGGCCGTCCTGATACTGCTGACGTTCCTGTTCTTCGCGAGCTTCATCTTAATACCTTTGGGATTGGTCTTCGCTGAAGGATTCAGGAAAGGCGCCCAGGTCTACCTTGAGGCCATCCGCGAACCGTTCGCGCTTGCCGCCCTGAAGCTCACGCTTCTGACCACAGCCATCGTGGTACCGGTTAACGCGATATTCGGTGTGACGGCGGCATGGGCCATATCGAAATTCACATTCAAGGGTAAGTCCACGCTCTTCAGCCTGCTCGACCTGCCCTTCGCGGTCTCGCCGGTAATCGCCGGCCTCATCTTCGTGCTTCTGGTGGGCAGCAGGACCAGCTTCGGAGCCTGGCTCGGGGAGCACGGCATCAGGATCATTTTCTCGACGCCGGGCATCGTCATCGCCACCCTCTTCGTCACCTTCCCGTTCGTCGCGCGGGAACTCATCCCTCTCATGGAGGCTCAAGGCCGTGAGGAGGAGGAGGCAGCCATCACCCTCGGGGCGAGAGGCTGGCATGTGTTCACCAGAATCACCCTACCCAACATCAAATGGGGCCTCATGTACGGCATGATCCTCTGCATGGCGCGCTCTATCGGTGAATTCGGCGCGGTCTCCGTTGTCTCCGGCCACATCCGGGGCATGACCAACACCGTCCCGCTGCACGTCGAGATTCTCTACAGCGAATACAATTACACCGCTGCGTTCGCAGTCTCATCCATCCTTGTACTCCTAGCTCTCGGAACCGTAGCAATCAAGGCCTTGATGGAGATGAACGTGCACAACCGCCAACACTCCCAACACTGACCTGCCATGAGCATCGAGATCAAAAACGTCACCAAGAAGTATCCAGGATATACGGCCCTTGACGACATCACCCTAAAGGTGCAGACAGGCGAGCTCATCGCCCTGCTCGGTCCATCGGGCTGCGGCAAGACCACCCTGCTCAGAATCATCGCCGGTCTGGAAACGCCAGACGCGGGAAGCGTCCTGCTCGGGGATCGCGATACGACAAACCTGCAGCCAAGGGAGAAGAACGTCGGGTTCGTCTTCCAGCACTACGCCCTGTTCCGGCGGCTGGACGTGTTTGAGAACGTCGCCTTCGGCCTCAATGTACGGCCCTCGGGCTCCCGTCCGTCGAAAAGCGAGATCCGCGACCGGGTCGAGTACCTGCTCAAGCTGGTGCAGATGGACTGGGCGATGAAGCGCTATCCCTCCCAGCTATCAGGGGGCCAGCGCCAGCGCGTGGCTCTCGCCAGGGCGCTCGCGGTAAACCCGAAGGTGCTACTGCTCGACGAACCATTCTCGGCACTAGATGCCAAGGTGCGCCAGGAGCTTCGTCGGTGGCTCCGTAAACTGCACTACGATATCCACGTCACAAGTATTTTCGTCACGCATGACCAGGAAGAGGCGCTCGAACTCGCCGACCGGATCGTGGTAATCAACAAAGGGCGGATCGAGCAACAGGGCTCCCCGCAGGAGGTGTATGACCATCCGGCCAACGCCTTCGTCTACAACTTTCTTGGCAATGTCAACGTGTTCCACGGTCGAGTGAGAGAAGGGAAGATACTGGTCGGCGAAAAACTGCTCGAAGCAGGCCCTGCTTCCGGAATCCACGAAGCTTTCGATGGGCAGGCTTTCATCAGGCCGCATGAAATCGGCATCAGCAGGATCCGCAGCAGCGGAAATGACCTTTCCGGATTCATCCGGGACATCCGGCTCATGGGCGGCCAGATCGGGCTCGCACTTGAAACAAAAGCCTTCGACCAGCCGATCGAGGCCGAGATCACGCGGGAGGCCTGGCACAACCTGCAGCTGTCGAAGGGAGACGAGGTTTTCATCACCCTCGACCGCCTCAAGGTCTTCAGCGGAGACTATGAGATCTGATAGAATGGTCTGCAAGCAGGTGTGGGGAGATCAACCAGGTCTATGATGCGAGCTACATCGGAAGCGCTGAGAAACGCTGCAGTTTCCTGCCCATAGACATACACCCTGAGCATCGAAGGGATCCCGCCGAAAAGTTCCAGCGCCTCGCGGGCGTCACGCAGTCTTTCGAGCACAATGCCATCGAAAAGCGACAAGGCCACACCCAGCTTCAACGAATCGCCATACCTGAGGGTGCAGGGCGGAACGATTCTGACCGGTACAAGGCAGCTCAATGGGCGCAGACCCGCATAAAGACCGATGAACGGTTCTGGTACATGCCCTGCAGTCCGGCCAACGATGGCCAGAAGCGGCAACGGAGGTGTGTCGTCCCCCTCCCACCGTGACCATAGTGACCGATTCGTCATGGAAACATGCCCGACTTACAAGCGCGACAGGGACCTCTGCATCGAACCCACGGTCAAGCAGGTAGGCCATCTCTTCGCCACCACGTCCGAAAACAATGGGATCGCCCCCCTTCAGCCGCACGACGACCCGGGGGGTTAGCGCAGCCTGGAATAGCTGATCATTGATCCAATCCTGTCCAGCGTGGTGACACTTTCATTGCGCTTGCCTACATAGATGCACTCCGCATCGCACCGGTCGAGAATGGAGGAATCGATCAGGTCATCGTAGAGGATGAACGAAGCCACTTTCAGCACGGCGCCGGCCCTGAGGGTGAGGAAGTCGGCACACCACGCCCCGGCGCCAACGAGGTATATCCTGCCCCGCATATCGCAATGCAGGTCAGTCGCGGTCATTGGCGTCTCCGAAAAGCAGCTTGACCCTGTCCCTCCATTCGATTGCTCTCCTGACGTCGGCACCCCCTGATGATACAGCTACCGTCATGGCGCCTTGCCGGTAAATTGCCGGGGAAAGGAAATCGCAGAGGCTGGGATCATCCGGCGTGTTGATCAGGATGCCCCTCGCGTTTGCTGCACATTTTAGCCTGGCGTTCGATTCCCGTGCTTCGTCGCAGGCGTAGGTAAGCCATATACCATCAAGGTCTTCATCCCGCCAGCGGCGAAGTCGGCAGTCCGCTATGCTGTCGACGATCCGCTCGTCGAGCGATTCGCCGACAACCGTAAAATCTGCACCGAAGCGCTTCAGGAGTTCGATTTTCTCAAAGGCGGCAATCCCGCCACCAACGACAAGGACCCGTCTGTTTTCAAGGTTGATGCAGACCGGGAGGCAGTTCATATCTGGTAGTCGTCAATGACCTCTTTCCAAAGAAGCAAATCGGCAATACGGCTGATCTCATTGGCAATATCATCGACCGAAGGGAGGATGACGTCCGGTGTCGTCCGATAGAAACGGTTTTCGCCGACATTGACGACAAGAATCTCGTTCGGTGCGTTCAAAAGCTTCAGCGACTCGATGTCGTAATCATCAGGATCATCGATGACCGTAATGAAAATGAGGCCGGCATCGGTCATGATACGCGCCAGTTCACCGATCCGGCGGAGTTTCTCCTCGGCGCCTCCCTCATCGGATCGAAGGTCGGCCTCAAGGCCGTGTTCAATAGCCGCCATGCCGAGGTAATAGGTGCTGTAGCGGTTTCGGAAAAGCATACTCTCCAGCTCCTTGGCAAGGGCACGTTTGCCTGTAAGCGGCGGTCCGACGATGACGATGAACTTCGCGCGGTGTCGGTGAACCCGCTCGCGGTCGACGACGAGCACATTGCCGTTCTCCCAGTGTCGCTCCCGGTCCCGGATATGGCGTTCGAGGATGCTCTCCCCCCCGGAGAGGTTCTCCAGCACGATGCCCCCGC encodes the following:
- a CDS encoding response regulator transcription factor, producing MKPKGSILIADTQFLTTEALRSMLDAEGYGMSVVHTRTELYEYLKANEPSLIITDYILFDFRSINDLRELGELHDGSPILVLCNSVNQMQIKELNQAGIRNIALKTDDRTELLQSVTTAMKGKKAYSGSVLDILLKEDGPAEDACLLTTSEIEIVRLISTGLTTKEIAVKKHVSFHTVTTHRKNIFRKLGVSSSPELMMFAIKAGLIYNIEYHI
- the cysK gene encoding cysteine synthase A, whose translation is MARIAKKLTDLIGNTPLLELGNFGLDQQALGTIIAKLEYFNPGGSVKDRIGFSMIEAAEKDGLLTRESVIVEPTSGNTGIALAFIAAAKGYRLILTMPETMSIERRNLLKALGAELVLTPGQEGMGGAIRKAEELNESLPNAFLPQQFKNPANPDIHRRTTAEEIWNDMDGKIDIFVSGIGTGGTITGVGEVLKQRNPNVRIVAVEPTESPVISGGKPGSHKIQGIGAGFIPDILNQGVIDEIITVSNENSFRTGQDLARTEGLIVGISSGAAVWAALQLAKRPENSGKRIIVILPDTGERYLSTLLYQFENEATAI
- a CDS encoding sulfate ABC transporter substrate-binding protein, encoding MKSTRFSVGLALFSSLLYSTAQATAPAGATLLNVSYDPTRELYQSENAAFASYWKQKTGQEVTINQSHGGSGKQARAVIYGLEADVVTLALAYDIDAIADSKLLATNWQQRLPQNSTPYTSTIVFVVRKGNPKGIRKWDDLIKTGISVITPNPKTSGGARWNYLAAWGYKQTQTGSADKAKAFVKAIYKNVPVLDTGARGSSLTFTQRGIGDVLITWENEAHLILKEFGNDRFEIVAPPVSILAEPPIAIVDKNVDRHGTRKVAEAYLNFLYTPQAQEIIVQNSYRPRNTATLRKHASNFPAIKLFTIKDLFGTWRQAQKTHFSDGGTFDQIYTP
- the cysT gene encoding sulfate ABC transporter permease subunit CysT, whose product is MPPFNRNKRHILPGFGLSMGYTVFYLSAIVIVPLGTIVVSAIRMDPQAFFFTVTSPRVLASYSLSISTAVFAALFNALFGFLTAWTLVRYRFPGRMVLDALVDLPFALPTAVAGICFATLYSPVGWIGQFLDKTGIQVINAPSGIVIALIFIGFPFVVRTLQPVLAELEPEMEESAQSLGATRWQTFRRILLPHLFPALLTGVTLAFARAIGEYGSVIFIAGNLPFKTEIAPLMIMSKLDQFDYDGASAVALVLLLISFSMLLVLNAVQRWQQKSYR
- the cysW gene encoding sulfate ABC transporter permease subunit CysW; its protein translation is MQTNSETAQQSRTPLTRNDPPTIQAVLILLTFLFFASFILIPLGLVFAEGFRKGAQVYLEAIREPFALAALKLTLLTTAIVVPVNAIFGVTAAWAISKFTFKGKSTLFSLLDLPFAVSPVIAGLIFVLLVGSRTSFGAWLGEHGIRIIFSTPGIVIATLFVTFPFVARELIPLMEAQGREEEEAAITLGARGWHVFTRITLPNIKWGLMYGMILCMARSIGEFGAVSVVSGHIRGMTNTVPLHVEILYSEYNYTAAFAVSSILVLLALGTVAIKALMEMNVHNRQHSQH
- a CDS encoding sulfate/molybdate ABC transporter ATP-binding protein, producing the protein MSIEIKNVTKKYPGYTALDDITLKVQTGELIALLGPSGCGKTTLLRIIAGLETPDAGSVLLGDRDTTNLQPREKNVGFVFQHYALFRRLDVFENVAFGLNVRPSGSRPSKSEIRDRVEYLLKLVQMDWAMKRYPSQLSGGQRQRVALARALAVNPKVLLLDEPFSALDAKVRQELRRWLRKLHYDIHVTSIFVTHDQEEALELADRIVVINKGRIEQQGSPQEVYDHPANAFVYNFLGNVNVFHGRVREGKILVGEKLLEAGPASGIHEAFDGQAFIRPHEIGISRIRSSGNDLSGFIRDIRLMGGQIGLALETKAFDQPIEAEITREAWHNLQLSKGDEVFITLDRLKVFSGDYEI
- a CDS encoding precorrin-2 dehydrogenase/sirohydrochlorin ferrochelatase family protein, translated to MNCLPVCINLENRRVLVVGGGIAAFEKIELLKRFGADFTVVGESLDERIVDSIADCRLRRWRDEDLDGIWLTYACDEARESNARLKCAANARGILINTPDDPSLCDFLSPAIYRQGAMTVAVSSGGADVRRAIEWRDRVKLLFGDANDRD